ATCACATATTCTTTCGTATAGCCAACAAAACTAATATTTGGAACGCCATCACCTTTGATTTTATCTTCATCGGCTTCATCATAGTTAGATGTCCCTGTTTTACCAGCTTGATAAATACCGTAAATTTGAGCGTTACGACCAGTTCCTCGGTTGATAACATCTTTTAACATGTCAGTAATCATATAAGACGTTGAGTCTTTCATGACGCGTGTCCCTTTATCTTCGTACATTTCTTCTGATCCATCATTAAAGACGATTCGGTTAACATAACTTGGTTGGTAATACTTACCACCATTGGCAAATGCCGCGTATGCTGCAGCCATTTTTAATGAACTGATTTCTTGATGAATTGCACTGGAATCAACAACGCCAATATTTTCGTTATAAATGTTTAGTTTCTTTTGGAACTTTGTCACATTATCAAAGCCAACTTCACGGATTGTTTTAGCTGCTGGAACGTTACGTGAGTCTATTAAAGCTTCACGCATTGTAAGAGCGCCACGATAACGATTATCATAGTTCATTAGATCAATATCTGTCCCTGGATATTGATACGGTTCATCAACGATTATCTTGCCAGTTGAATAATTTAAATATTCAATTGCAGGTGCATAGTCATTTAACGGCTTCATAGCGGAAGCAAAATCACGGGCATCACTAGTGGCTAAGTTTTGTGTTAACTGAGCATCTTCTGGTGCTTTACGATTTCCAATTTGGCTAACGATGTTACCGTTATTAGGATCAAGTACTGTAATTGCTACTTGTAAATCATCGTTTGTAAAGTCAATGTATTCATTTGTATTGACTATATTATATAGCTGTTCTTGTGCCTCTAAATCAATATTTGTATAGACATCTAGACCTTCAGAGTATATGTCGCGATCGGTTTTTTGTTTCACCTCTTTAATCACTTCACTCACATAGTTGTCAACGATTTGTTGTTCTTTTGAGTTGTCACTGTGCTTAATTAAATCTTTATCGATGGGTTCATCTACAGCTTTTTGGTAATCTTTTTTTGAAATGACTTTGTCTTCATACATCTGTTGCAATACTAAGTCACGTCTTCTTTTAGCACCTTCAGGGTTAATATATGGATCATATTCTGATGGTGCTTGAGGCAGACCTGCAAAAAGAGCTGTTTGAGCAAGTGATAATTCATCTAGAGATTTGTCATAGTAATATTTGGCAGCAGTTTTCATGCCGTAAACACCGTTTGACATATAAACTTTATTTATATAGTAGGTAATGATTTGGTCTTTTGACTTTTCACGTTCTAAACGAACAGACATCCAGGCTTCTTGGGCTTTTCTTTCGACTGTCTGGTTGGCTGCTGAAGTGTCAAAGAACGATAGCTTAATCAATTGCTGAGTTAACGTACTTCCACCTTGTAGACCGGAACTAGATCCAGTAATATTGGAAAGTAATGCACCAAAAATACGAATAGGGTCGACGCCAATATGCTTTTCAAATCGTTTGTCTTCAATTGAAATAATCGCATTCTTTAATTCAATGGGAATATTTTCACTAGAAGCGACTTCTCGCTTCATGGAGCCAAGTGTATAAAAGACTTCGTTATTAATGTCATATAAATCAGATGACTTGATACCTTCCAATTTTTTTTCATCTAAAATAGGGGCCTGTCGTGCGTAATTGACAAACAATGCCATACCTGTAAGACCGGCTAAAAAACCGATTAATCCCAGTATACCGATCATTTTTAATAGTGTTCGTTTAAGAGCAGTCGGCTTATTTTTTTGAGGACCTTTAGTTTGTTTGTGATAAGTCGAGGTTCTACTAACTTGTTGATTGTTTTCCATTATAATCTCCTATCTAACATCTTATCAATAATTTCTAAGTAGGCGATACGTGGTGAAATTCTAATAGGGACTAGCGCCACGTGCTCTTGGAAATAACTGTAAGGAATAGATTTTTTTCCAGTTTCTTTTTGGTTCCACCAGACCAATAAATCTTGTGCTTCTAGTAGGTAACACTCTTTTAGTGTGCTAAAATAAACTAGAAGGAAGACTAACCCTTGTTGTGACAGACATTGTTGCATGTGCTCAATCTGATGTTGGTGGATATTTGACAGAGGAAAGGATGTTTTATTACGTGTTTCCTTTGCTTCGAAATCTAAGTATCTACCTTGATAGACACCGTTGTAGTCAGTTGTTGAAGCTTGTTTGAAGTAAGCTTCTTTGATTGTAGCAGCACTACGTTTTGGATAATCGACTTTTACAATTTGAACAGGTGTGGGTTTTTTATGAATGACGGCAATACCTTTTGCTAAGTAATAGTCGTTACTTTCATTAATCATCTGTTCAAAGGTCATGCCACGATTAGCAAAGCTTTGTGTTTTTGGTAAGACTTTCTTATTCTGGGGGGCTTTAACTGATTGATAGCGTTGCCCATTAGGATAGTTCAAAGCCATGTTTATCACACTCCTAGAAGTATTATAACAAAAAAAGTTTTAGAAAGGAAAGAATGACGTGACAAACCTTAAGACTTTATATGTATCGGGCTACCGAACGTTTGAATTAGGTATATTTAAAGATAAAGACCCTAAAATAGCTATTATAAAAAAAGCTTTAAAGAAACAACTTATAATGTATTGTGAAAGTGGTTTGGAATGGGTAATCGTCAGTGGTAATTTAGGTTGCGAATTTTGGGCAACTGAAGTAGTAGGGGAACTTAAAACTGAAGGTTATGATCTCAAACTAGGACTTATCACGCCATATACTGATTTTGAAAAAAAATGGAATGAAGCTAATCAACATAAATTCATGCAGATGTCACAGTTAGCTGATTACCAGAATAGTGTTTCTCATGAGCCCTATCAACATCCTAGTCAATTAAAAAATCATAGTCGTTTTATTCTAGATCATACCGACGCGACACTTTTGGTTTATGATCGTGATTATCCGGGTAAAAGTGAGTTCTTTTTGAAAGAAATAGAACGTTTTATTAATAACAATGAGTATCTAATTGATTTAATTGATATGTTTTCACTACAAGATGCCGCAGAAAGTGAATAATTGTTTGATTTTCTCGTGTATTTTCGATACAATGAGTAAAGAAAGATTACATGAGAACTACTTATTAAGTTAGACATAAAGAAATAAATGGGGTGCCTATCAATGGGAAATTATCATTTAACTGCTAAAGACATTTTACAAAAAGAATTTAAACAAAAAATGCGCGGCTATGATCCAATCGAAGTCGACGAGTATTTGGATAGTATTATTAAAGATTACGAGCAATATAATCGTGAACTTCTAGAGTTGCGTGAAGAAAACGAACGCCTAGTGGCAAAAGTTGATCAATTAACACGTAGTACAGAAACACTATCACGCATTCGTCAAGATGCGCCAAAACAAACCACTACAGTCACTAACTTTGATATCATTAAACGTTTATCAAATTTAGAAAAAGAAGTGTTTGGTAAAAAATTAGCTGAAAAAGAAGTACCACAAGTACAAGTAACGGAAGATGTTAAAGAAACAAATGTACAAACGACACCGTTAACTTCTTCAGTACAAGAAGATTTAGAACAAACTAAACAATTTTAATTGTTAGGTTTTACTTGTAGTTTTCGGGTAATTACAGCAATCTTTTGATTGTTGAGGAAAGTCCATGCTCTCACAAGCTGCGATGCTTGTAGTGTTCGTGCTTAGCGAAAAAATAAGCTAAGGGACTCATTTATTGAGTTACGGCAACTAAAAAAGCTAAGGTCTTTGGACTATGCTTGAGTAAGTTTGAAAGTGCCACAGTGACGAAGTGTTTGGAGAAATTCAAACAGTGGAACGGGTAAACCCCTCGAGAGAGCAACCCAAATTATGGTCGGGGCATTCTTTTCACGGAATTGAACGTAGAAAGGGAACAAAGTAATCTTTGTAGACAGATTATTACCGTTGGTTTTTCGTTCCTGGGAAAACCAATACAGAACATGGCTTATAGAAAACTACATTAAACAGGATGAGGAGCTTTCCGTTGGTTTCAATGGAAAGCTTTTTTTAACATTAATCAAGACTATTATTTTTTAGGAGTGTAACATACAATGAAACAATTTAAATTAATGGCGACAGCCGCAAGCGGAATTGAAGCTTTAGTTGGCCAAGAATTGCGTGATTTAGGGATTGACTGTGAAATCGAAAATGGACGCGCAATTTTTTACGGTGATATTGAAACTATCGCAACTGCTAACTTATGGTTAAGAACAGCTGACCGTGTCAAAATTATCGTAGCTGAATTCGAGGCAACTACTTTTGAACAATTATTTGACAAAACCAACGCCATTGCTTGGGAAGAGTTACTTCCAATGGACGCTAATTTCCCAGTTGCAGGTAAATCAATTAAATCTAAGCTATTCAGTGTATCTGATTGCCAAGCCATTACGAAAAAAGCGATAGTAAAACGTCTAAGCGATTACTACAGCCGATATGGCCGTTTACCTGAGACAGGCGCACTTTATCAATTAGAAGTTGCGTTATTAAAAGACAAAGTAACGATTACCTTAGATACTACTGGTCCAAGTTTATTTAAACGTGGTTACCGTATCGACAAAGGTGGAGCGCCATTAAAAGAAAATATGGCAGCTGCCTTAATCAAATTATCAAAATGGCGTAAAGACCGTCCGTTCTATGATCCAGTATGTGGTTCAGGGACTATTTGTATTGAAGCGGCTTTAATCGGTCATAACATTGCCCCAGGTTTCAATCGTGACTTTGCGTGTGAAGAATGGGCATGGGTGGATCCTGCAATTTTTGATAAAGTTCGTGACGAAGCTGAATCAAAAGCGGATTACGATATTGAATTAGATATCTTAGGTTGTGATATTGATGGCCGCATGGTGGCGTTAGCCAAGAAAAATGCTGAAGAAGCTGGCCTATCAGATTCTATTACCTTTAAACAAATGCAATTAAGCGACTTTACGACGGATAAAGATTATGGCGTAATCATCGCTAACCCGCCTTATGGTGAACGTTTAGGTGAAGAAGAGTCAGTTCGTAAATTATACAAACAAATGGGAGAGGTTTACCGTCCATTAGATACTTGGAGTAAATACATTTTAACAAGTGACTTAGAATTCGAGAAATTCTATGGTGAAAAAGCAACGAAAAAACGTAAATTATATAATGGGGCGATTCGTACCGACTTATTCCAATATTGGGGTAAACGCCCACCAAGACAACCAAGACCTGAAACAACCGAAGCAAATTAATTTTGTAAAGAAAGAAGTGGCGTAAATGGGGTATACTGAGCAAGATTTATTGGAACATTTAAAAGAAATTTCTTTATTAAACGAAACGATGGGATTAGCGCATTGGGATATGACCACTGGCATGCCCGACAAAGCGAATGAACAACGTGGTGAGATGATCGCTTATTTAAGTGGTTTGTCTTATGAGTTAAATTTTGGCGAAAAAATGACTAATTTAATGACATACTTCGAAGATAAAACGTCAGAATTAAGCGAATTAGGTCAAAGTGCGTATGAAGTAGCTAAACGTGCCTTTGATTTGAACTACAAAATCGACAAAGAAAGCTTCCTAGGTTTTCAAAAAACCTTAACAAGTGCCCACGCTGATTGGGTAACATCACGTGAAACAAAAGACTTTAATGATTTTAAAGATTCGTTGACACGTTTAATTGACTATACGAAACAATTTATTCCTTTGTGGAAAAAAGATGAAGCGACACCTTATGATGTTTTGCTAAATCAATATGAGCCAGGGATGACGGTTGAAAAATTGGATGAAGTCTTTGCAACGGTTCGTAAAGGAATCATGGAGATTAGAGCTAAAATCGAAGCAGAAGGCAAGACACCACAAACAAACTTTTTATATCGTCATGTGTCAAAAGCTGAACAACGTGAGTTTGCTGAAAAAGTTATTGCTGATCTAGGTTATGACTTATCTCGTGGTCGTTTAGATGATACGATTCATCCATATGAGTTAACGCTAAATCAAAACGATGTCAGAATTACCACTCGTTGGGCAGAGGAAGACTTCCAAATGGCAATATTAGGAACGATTCATGAAGCTGGACATGGTTTATATGAACAAAATATTAATCCTGAGTTTGCTTACACGCCACTAGCAAATGGGGCATCAATGGGGATTCACGAATCACAGTCATTGTTTAATGAGTTAGTGATGGCTGGTAGTCAAAATTTCTGGAAACGTCAATATCCAGTATTGCAAGAAATTACGGGTGACACGTTTAAAGATATCGAATTTGAAACATTCTATCGTGGGCTAAAACAAACACGTGCAAGTCTAATTAGAATTGAGGCGGATTCTTTAACGTATCCACTTCATATCATTATCCGTTACGAAATCGAAAAAATGATTTTCAATGATGGGGTAGCAATCGAGGACTTGCCAAAAATCTGGAATGATAAATATGAAGAGTATTTAGGGATTCGTCCTGAAAACGACTTAGAGGGTATCTTACAAGATTCTCATTGGTCAGGAGGAAGCTTTGGATACTTCCCATCATATGCACTGGGTTATATGTACGCGGCCCAATTAGAGCATGCAATGAATAAAGACTTAGATGTTCAAGCTATTTTAGCAAGTGATGATTACTCAGCGATTATTGAATGGAATAAACACCATATTCATCAATATGGTGCAAGTAAAAAACCAAACTGGTTGATCGAGCAAGCAACAGGGGAAAGTCTAAATCCTACCTATTTAATTGAGTTCCTTAAAAACATGTATTATGCTGCGTATCAAATCACAGATAATAACTAGAAAAGAGATGACTTCGGTCATCTCTTTTTTGTTTTGTCTCTAAGTTAAGAAGAAAATGAATCATTATAAAACGATATTGCATGAGAAGATAATGAGAATACAATAAAATCAGTCACAGTCTTAGTTATCTGATTTTAAGGGAGTGATATAATAATGAATATTTAAACATAAAGGAGTGAGATTATGTCTCAAAAAGTAAAGAAAAGAGAATTTCCAACGGCGTATACTGTTATTATTATTGTGTTATTATTAGTTCAAATGCTTACGTTTTTTATTCCTTCAGGTAAATATAGTACCTTATCTTATGATGAGAACACTCAGACGTTTATGGTTATTGACGCTAATGAGCAACAGGTTCCTGAACCAGCTACTCAAGCTACATTAGATAAATATGGTATCACTATCCAATTAGATAAATTTACAGATGGTACTATTTATAAGCCTGTAGCCATCCCAAATTCTTACCAAGAAATTGAGAAAGAAAAACGAGGGTTAACAGGAACTATCAGACAATTCTTAGAATCTCAAATTAACGGGATAATTGATAGTATAGATATTATCGTCTTTATTCTGATATTGGGTGGTGTTATAGGGATTGTCAACGCAACAGGCGCAATGGATGCTGGAATGATGCGATTGGCTGAAAAAATGAATGGTAAACAAAAATGGTTAATTGTGATTATTACCACATTAGTCGCTTTAGGGGGTACAACATTTGGATTGGCTGAAGAAACGGTAGCTTTTTATCCTATTTTAGTCCCTATTTTTTTATTAGCAGGTTACGATACAATCACAGCGGTGGCGACTATTTATTTAGGAAGTGCGGTTGGTTCTATGATCTCAACAACCAATCCATTTTCAACAGTTATCGCATCAAACTCAGCGGGTATTAATTTTAGTGAAGGTATGGGATTGCGTGTTGTGATGTGGGTATTATGTGTAGGTGTATCAATTCTCTATACCATTCGTTATGCTGAAAAAGTTAGAAAGAATCCAGAAAAATCTATAATTGCGGATCAAATGGCAAGCCAAAAAGAAATGTTTTTAAAATCACATGAAGACGGCAGTAGCGTTGAATTTGATTTTCGTAAAAAATTAACGTTGATTATTTTTGCACTAGGTTTTGTGATTATGATATATGGTGTTCAACAATTAGGTTGGTATTTCACTGAAATTTCAATGGTATTTTTAGCGCTTGTTTATATTTTAATTTTCGTAGTAGGATTAAGTGAGAAGGAATATGTAAGTAGTTTTGTTGCGGGGGCGGGTGATTTACTAGGAGTCGCCTTAACTGTTGGGGTTGCTAGATCCGTAAGTATTGTTATGGAAACAAGCTTTGTCAGCGATACAGTGATGTACAAATTCAGTCAACTAATTTCAGGGATGAACAGTGTGTTATTCATCTGCGTGTTATATTTTGTTTATATTATCTTAGGTTTCTTTATTCAATCATCTTCAGGACTTGCGGTTCTATCAATGCCAATTATGGCACCATTGGCGGATGTTGTGGGGATTGACCGAGGTATGATTGTTAATGCGTATAACTGGGGACAAGGAATTATTGGATTAATTGCTCCGACTGGTTTAATCTTAGTTTCTTTATCATTGGTACAAGTCGGCTTTGACAAGTGGCTTAAGTTCGTGACGAAATTATTAGTTATATTAATTATTATGTCATTAATTGCTTTAAGTATTGGTGTCTTAATCTAAATAGTATTCGTTTAGAATGTGGTTATGATATAGTAAATTCATAACCACATTTTTTAGGAGGGTTCATCTTAATGAAAAAACCAAGAATTTATACCATAAATTTTGCGACAGTTTATCCATTGTATGTACAAAAAGTTGAGAAAAAAGGGCGAACAGAGGCTGAATTATTACAGATAATCGAGTGGCTAACAGGCTACGATCAATCTGCGCTTATACAACAGATGGAACGTCAAGTTGACATGGAAACATTAATCGATGAAGCACCGAGTTTTAATGCTAACAGTGCGTTAATTACTGGTGTAATCTGTGGTAAACGAGTAGAAGAAATAGAAGATAGCATGACTCAAAATATTCGCTATTTAGACAAAGTAGTCGATGAATTAGCAAAAGGCAAAAAGTTAGAAAAAATTATGCGTGAAGCCTAACATTGTCATAATATAGCAAAAAAGGAAGGGCCTATTTTCAATAGGTCTCTTCCTTTTTGACTATCGTTTAATGACACCCATCCCTAAAACGCCTGGTCCGGTATGGACTCCAAGGGCTGGACTAACTTCATCTAAATAAATATGATGAATATTTGGGAAACGTTTTTCAACGGCCTCTTTTAAAAGTTCAGCTTCTTCGATACAATTCCCGTAAGCAACTGCTAAATCATACGATTTGTGGTTACCGACAAATTTTTCAACTTCTTGAAGTAACTTTTCTAAGCTCTTTTTACGTCCACGGGCTTTAGTTACCGTGTAATAAATACCTTCTTCATTACAAGAAATAACAGGGTTTAGGTTTAAGGCTGTCCCTAAAATCGATGTAACAAGACCGATTCGTCCACCTTTTTTTAAGTACTCTAGTGTTGGAATGCTAAAGAAGACACGGGAATTTTGTACGTTTTCTTGTGATTTAGCAATGACTTGTTCGAAAGAGTTGCCGTTATCAATCATTTCTTTTACATGTACGGCTTGTAGACCGCCTCCAATACCTATACTTAATGTATCAACAAATCCACATACTAAATCTGAATAATCTTTTGACATTAATTTTAAAATGTTGTGTGTGCCGCTAAGACCACTTGAAATAGTAGCGATAATTAAGTGTGTGTATCCGTCAGCAATGATTTGATTAAATATCTTATCAATTGATTCTCCATTTGGAAGAGAAGTTGAAGGGATTTCTTTGCTTAAACGCTCGTAAATTTCCTTAGAAGTAATCGTTTCTTTATCAATATAAGTACCCTCTGGATAGATAATATTTAAAGGCACAACATAGATACCGTCTTTTTCTAAAATACTTTTAGGAACGTCCATTCCTGAATCGACTAACACAGCTATTTTTTCCAACATAATGATTAACCCCTTTTATTTAAGTGTTTTTTCTGTAATTAATTTTGAAGCCAACGTAATAGTTGCCATCTGAACTGTCAAATATTTGTCGTCGCAACGATTAATAATGATATTTCCATCGTTTACAATGCTGACGAGTGAAGCTATAGAATCCTCTAATTGTTGACAAAATTGATTATACGCTAAACGATAATCACCTTGATCAATTTGTTTTAAGATGCCTTGATGAATAGTAGGTAACTCAAAGGACTGTTTTAAGATAGTGATGATAATGAGACGAGCTAAGTGGCGTCGGTCGTATTTTTTTTTAACCGGGGCCAGAATATAGTCATGCTTGACATAGTTATGAACGATACTTGAAGTAATTAATTTATTCTTACTATCGTTCACTTTGAAAGGAAGAGTTGTTCGTTCAACTAATTGAATAACTTGTTCCATATATAAGTCGATGTCTGGTAATTGTTCCCATCTTGGGAGCTTGATTTCAAGTATTTCTTGATAGTAATCGTTTTCCATTAATTATCAAAACCTCTTTACTTAGTTTTTGAAACTATATATTATTTATAACACACTTCATTTATAAATAAAACAAAAAACTGTTGCAAAAATTATTACAACAGTTCCTTTTGCTTTAGTTTTTTAGCTAATCCTTGTCTTGCAAGATTATCTGCCCCTTTATTTTTAGCCTCTGGTAGCCATTGGATAAAAATTATTGGGAATTTTTGTAACAAGTGCTCAATTTTAATTAAGTATGGTTTAAATATCTTATTATGCGTGTATTGTTTATCAATTGTTTGAACAACGACCTTACTATCAGAATAGACATAAGTCGTTTGATGATGCCAGTTTTTTTCAATAGCAAATTCTAGCGCTGTTTGCAGGGCTAAAAATTCAGCTTCATGATTACTCATGACAGATGCAGGAAGGGCCATTTGCACTTGTTGATCATCAATAATATAGAGAAGTCCAAGACCACTTGGACCAGGATTACCTTTCGTTGAGGCATCAATGTAAATTTTTAGCATAAAAATCACTCCTTAGACTATCATACTACCTATGAAATATGATAATATTATTCTATCATTTGATGGATGTGTTGAACAACATGAATAAAGACAAACAATTAACTAAATTTTATTATCAACCGGATATAGCACATACTGTGATTTATTGGTCTTTATCTTTATGCCTATTCTTAGGAGGCATCATAATTACGTTGGAAAAAATTAAATTTTCATGGATGGCCGTTATGTTCATACTATTGGGTTTACTTTTGATTCTAATTGGTAGTAGTAGACGTCTTTGCATTAACGATCAAGAAATCACATTTAGTGTAGGGCTACCTATTTTTCAAAAAAACAAGCGAGTGCCAATCAAGAAAATTCATAAAATTTCATTAGGATCGAAAGGCTTTACGCTATATCAAGAAACACCAGACGGGGAATTCAATGAAATCATCTGCTTAATGAAAGAGAAGTCCCTGCAATATTTTGTTCAGACTATGACGGCCAACGAAGCATTTAATGGCGAAATTAGTGGACTAAATATAAATGAATTAATCGAATAGGTAAGGAAAGCTATCAAAAAAAGTGAAGGCACTAGCCTTCACTTTTTGTTTGTATTTTAACGTTAGTTGCTTGGAAACCACGCTTTCCTTCCATGATATCAAACTCAACTTCTTGATTGGCTTTTAAATTTTTGAAGCCATCTTGTTGGATTCCAGTAAAATGTACGAAGATTTCCTCATTTTCATAAGAAATAAAGCCATACCCCTTTTTTTCATCGAACCATTTGACGATACCGTGAGCCATTTTACATTCCTCCAAATTTTCAGTTTTGTATACGCTTTTATTATAGGGTTATTTAAAGAAAAGGTCAAACAAAGAAGTATCTATAAAAAAAATTAAGTTTATTTAACAAAATACCTTAATATAAGCTATAATGTAATCTAGTGAGATAAAAATGATTGAAAGGATGTTCGAATATGAAAATTAAATTAAATCGAAATTCAGGATTTTTTGCAATGGGTACACCCTTTGATATCTTAATAAATAAGTCTTCTAATACTAAGCTGGCTCATAATCAAAGTAAAGAAATTGAATACGAACCGGGCGATGTATTGAGAGCTAAATATTCACTATTAAAAAGTAATGAAGTTACACTTTCTGCTGAAGATGACGGAGCTACTTTTGAAATCACCTCAAATCCGAATATTATGAGAACATATATGACCATTTTTACATTGTTATTTATTTTCCCAGTTTTATTTCAACAATGGTTATTAGCAATATTAATTATTATTTTTTATGCTATTTTTGGGATGGCTGTTATGAACAAGTTTTACTTAATAAGTAAGGTTGAAGAGGTAAACAATGATGAATAATTCTGAACAGTTTTTAGCAACATTTAATCGGATTGAAAAATGGATGCGTCAACTTTTTGGCAATAAAACGAACATCGGCTTTACTGAGCTTGTACGACAATTATCTCGCCGTAAAGAATTACCTTTAGAGCAATATAGTGACGACCTAATTCAAATGGCGCAACTTCGTAATGCCATTATTCATGATCAAATCGCTCCAGATTTCGTGATTGCAGAACCTAATGAATGGGTAGTTAAACGTATAATTGAAATAGAAGAAGCATTGTTACATCCACAAACGGTAATCCCGTTATTTGAAAAAACTGTAACAGGTTTTAATGAATCGACATTACTTGGAGATTTATTAACCATTGTAGCTGAAAAGGGGTATTCACAATTTCCAATCTACAATAGCCGTGGCGTTTGTGAAGGTTTAATTACGGCACATGGATTAGGGATTTGGTTAGCAAAACACGCCAATAAAACGGCAATTGATGTTAGCAGTCAAACGGCAAAAGATGTGCTAGCAGCTGACCGTAAAAGTCAAAATTATCGTTTCGTTAAAGAATCGACAACCTTAAATGAGGTCGTTCATTTGTTTTTAACACAATCAACATTAGAAGCACTATTAATTACTAAAGATGGTAATCCTAATGGTAAATTAATAGGGATTATTAGACCAAGGGAAGCATTTGGTCATTTTTATAAGTAAGTGAGGAATTTAAATGATTTATTTAGCGTTGATCGTTGTCTTAGTGGCAATTGATCAAATTGTAAAGTTTTGGACGGTTCAAAACATTGCTTTAGGAGAAACGATTTTTGATAATCCCATTATCTCATTAACCTATTTACAAAATGATGGGGCAGCTTGGAGTATGTTAGAAGGAAAGATGTGGTTCTTCTATACGATTACTATTGTAGCTATCATCGTATTATCGACAATGATTTATAAAAATCGAAATGATTCTAAGTGGTTAACGTATGGGTTAACGATGGTACTAGCAGGTGCAATCGGTAACTTTGTTGATCGTTTACATCTAAAGTATGTGATTGATATGTTTCAAATTGAGTTTTTCAATTTCCCAATTTTTAATGTGGCGGATGTATGCATTACAATTGGTGTAATTTGTATTTTTATTTATCTGTTTTTTGTAGCAGAAGAAGATTAGGAGTTAGTTATGAACGAAATTTTAGAAGTAGTTATTGAAGAGCAAAAGGGAAGGCTTGATAAAGTGTTAACAGCTGAATTCAGCCAATTTTCACGCTCTCAAATTCAAAACTGGGTAAAGAATAATCACGTCTTAGTAAACGGTGAGGCGGCTCCTGCTAACTATAAAGTGAAGCATGCTGATGTTATTCGCATCGAACGTCCAGAAATCGTCGAGTTAGAATTAATCGCACAAGATATTCCACTTGACGTTGTATATGAAGATCAAGATTTAATGGTAATTAATAAGCCCCAAGGCATGGTAGTTCATCCATCCAAGAGTCATCCAGATGGAACATTAGTTAATGCCTTGTTGTTCCGCAATCACGATTTATCAGGAATTAACGATGTCATTCGTCCAGGCATAGTCCACCGTATTGACAAAGATACTTCAGGTTT
This is a stretch of genomic DNA from Vagococcus zengguangii. It encodes these proteins:
- a CDS encoding CBS domain-containing protein — its product is MNNSEQFLATFNRIEKWMRQLFGNKTNIGFTELVRQLSRRKELPLEQYSDDLIQMAQLRNAIIHDQIAPDFVIAEPNEWVVKRIIEIEEALLHPQTVIPLFEKTVTGFNESTLLGDLLTIVAEKGYSQFPIYNSRGVCEGLITAHGLGIWLAKHANKTAIDVSSQTAKDVLAADRKSQNYRFVKESTTLNEVVHLFLTQSTLEALLITKDGNPNGKLIGIIRPREAFGHFYK
- the lspA gene encoding signal peptidase II; translated protein: MIYLALIVVLVAIDQIVKFWTVQNIALGETIFDNPIISLTYLQNDGAAWSMLEGKMWFFYTITIVAIIVLSTMIYKNRNDSKWLTYGLTMVLAGAIGNFVDRLHLKYVIDMFQIEFFNFPIFNVADVCITIGVICIFIYLFFVAEED